Below is a genomic region from Candidatus Tanganyikabacteria bacterium.
GACGTTGTGCCGGTTCTCGACCCACTTGCCGGTCTTTAGCTGGCGGATCAGGGCGCCGTCGAGGTTTCGCTTGGGCGAGAGATCGAGGTCCTCGAGGCTGGCGGCGCCAATTTTGAGTTTGGCCTTTCCCAGCCGGGCTCTGAGGCTGCAATTCTGCCGATAGAGCCACTCGGCGTCGACGATCATGCCGAGCCGCTCCTCGAAGCTGAGCGACGCGAAGGTCGTGTTGGTGCGCTGGTCCTCGATCGCCGTCGCCATCGCCGAGAGGCGCATGGCGCGGAGCTTGCCGAGGGTGTCTTGATCAAGCATTGGGATCCCTTTCTGATGCTTGGTAGTACTGGCTTCCGCGGATATTGGGATGGAGGGCGATGGGTGCTCGCGGCGGCTCTGAATCGGGCAACGGCGCGTGCTCCAGGCGCTTCTCCAGGATGGATTTGACGGTCCGGTAATAGGGCGCCGAGATCGCCAGGGCGCGCCGGCAGGCGGCTTCCAGGCGGTCGTCACCGTTGCGCTTTGCCAGGCGCAGGACGCCCAGGCAAGCGCGATAGCCTTGCTCGGGATGGGGCCGCGATTCGAGGATGATGGACACGAGCTGGGCCGTGCTGGGGCCGATGTTGCGGGCCCAGTCGATGAGCCGGGACGGCGTCCATTCCAGGTGAGCCCGGTGCGCCTTGGGCATGTGCTCGGGCAGCGTGGTGTGGCCGCCCTGCTTGTAGCTGCGCAGGTGCGACGCCACGCGGCGGCCCTTGTGCAGCACCTCGACGGTGAGGGCGGTGTATCGCAGCTCGACTTCCTGGTGGATCAGTTGCCAGGGGACCGAGTAATAGTGCCGCTGCAGCTCGATGTGGTAGTCGATGTTGACCTTGGCGTGCTTCCACTCGGCGTAGATGAAGCGATCGGGCCGCAACGGCACGAGATTCGGGCGATCCAGCCGCTCGAAGAGCTCCTGCCGGCTGGCGCCGTAACGCCGCATCTTCCGGCCGTTGAGCTCGACCAGCAGCTCGGCGATGCGCTCGTTGAGCTCCTCGATGCTGAAGAACCGCGCATTGCGCAGCCGCGCCAGTATCCAGCGCTGCGCTATTTGGACTCCAACCTCGACTTTGGCTTTGTCCCGCGGTTTTCCCGGCCTGGCTGGCAGCACGGACGTGCCGTAGTGGCGGCACATCTCGGCGTAAGTGCGCTGCGCGACCGGCTCGTAGCGGTCCGGATCCGTGACGCCGGACTTG
It encodes:
- the istA gene encoding IS21 family transposase, which gives rise to MAANRLSMRKIREILRLKWELGLSHREISQRCGSSSGAITECLKRAQRAGLAWPLPDIDDAELEARLYPPAQTAVADKRSMPEMAQLQVELRRPGVTLRLLWEEYYAQSPQGYRYTQFCVLYSRWLKCQRPTMRQVHVGGDKLFVDYSGKRPVIVDRETGELRPVELFVAVMGASNWTYAEATLTQRSQDWIASHIRAYEAMGGVPRTNVPDCLKSGVTDPDRYEPVAQRTYAEMCRHYGTSVLPARPGKPRDKAKVEVGVQIAQRWILARLRNARFFSIEELNERIAELLVELNGRKMRRYGASRQELFERLDRPNLVPLRPDRFIYAEWKHAKVNIDYHIELQRHYYSVPWQLIHQEVELRYTALTVEVLHKGRRVASHLRSYKQGGHTTLPEHMPKAHRAHLEWTPSRLIDWARNIGPSTAQLVSIILESRPHPEQGYRACLGVLRLAKRNGDDRLEAACRRALAISAPYYRTVKSILEKRLEHAPLPDSEPPRAPIALHPNIRGSQYYQASERDPNA